The genomic DNA CAGACTATCCCACGGTTCAGGAACGGGGGGGTAGACACTGTGAGCCGGCTGGGAAGTAAGTCGAGCTGAGCGTCTAACTGGGCTGGCACGGGAGCccatgatggaggaggccgtTGTGAAGTCCTCGAAACGCGCAGGAGTGTTGTCATCAGCGGCTCTGGGTGCAAGTTTCCGATACCTGTCGTTGGCGAGGCTGGTGACCTGTTGAGTCCCTTGTGCGCCTGTGTTGAGATGCCTGGCCTTTTGTCTCCCGTCCTTCTTTCGTTTCGGAGCCCCAGTCACATGGGTTACTGTGTTTCGATTTGTAAGGTATGCGGACTGAATGTTTCTTATGGCAGTGTCGGTGCCTACGTTAGGGGGTCCGAAGTGGCCGGCAAGCTGATTCATCATATCCGTCACCTCGTTTGACTCGAATACCTGGCAAGGTTCGTAGTCTGAATGAAAGAGACATTAGCATGGACAACAAAAAGCAGAACGTAGTACTACCTACCAGAACTGGGAATGTTGGTATCGTCGTTGAAAAGAAAGACCCACAACCTCGGCCATTCGTGTATCTTCGTGCGATCTTTTCTGTCCCTGAGTTGGTCTACCACATACTGATTGATACCGTTCTCAAAACCCTGGCGACGATGGCTTGGTAGTTCAGATGGAGCTAGAACgtgctccttcttgatatGTTGCCTGCACAATCCTGTTAGTGAAAACTTGCAACAAAAACAGAAAAGTGTAACGTACTTGACATCGGTGAGGTCGCGGAAGCTCTTTGTGCATTTGGGATACTCGTGGTAGTTGAATTTCTTTTTATCCCATTTACGATAAGGACAAGCCATCGGACGGTTTGATGACGGCGTTTCTTTCCCGTCGCTGCAACGCCGATCGTCGCCGTCaccttcttcgtcctcttcttggtCATCATCGGCTGTAGAGTTACGCTTGCGTTTCATTCTCTTCGTGGCTCGTGTTGTGATGGCCAACTTGGTCATCGAGTTCGAGGGCTGATTATCGTGTTCTGCACGTGAGGAGTCTACGGTGCCACCCGCGTCGCCTAGCTGATCTGTCGTGAAGCATGCCTTCTCATGAACGGCCAAAGAAATTGAGAGCTCAACATCGGATCGATGGCCTGGCGGGTGTGAAGAGTCAGGGTTGAGAGTTAACGCGGAAATCTTCGATGACAGGCATGTCAGAAAGTTTTGATTGGCGTCCACGGGCTTTGAATCGTGACTCTTGGTCTTTGCATATGATGGCGTTTCTGGGAGTCGACGAGGAATCCTATCCTTCCAGTCCCCGGCCAAAGCGATTGAGAAATCAAGCCGCTTGATGTTATCGTTCGTGCTAGTATCGGGGCATGAATGTCGGCAGTTCTGAGTAATGGAAGGCGCGTCATGGCAGCTTGTAGGATTTTGAGAAGGTTCTGGTGATCTTCGATGTGAAGGTGTCTGGTCAACTGGTAGTGAGACCATGTTAGGCCAGGATGGCATCGCCGAAGAGCCAAAAACACGTTCGAGCGGGAATGACTGGCTTAATGTCAAAACTGTGGTAGATGGGCGCAAATCTCAGGGCGTAAATATCGGGGCTGATAAGTGGTTTTGGCGTACAAGCAATGGATTGATGGAGGGCAGAGAATGATGTAGAAATaggaagaacaagaaagaCGTCCGCTCTCTCGAGCCGTCACTACGGGGGATGACTGCCATCCTTCTTGGCCCCCAGCCTCAACACAATGTACGCCGGTTGAGGCTCTGTCCTTTGCCACTACTCCACAGGCGCCAGTGTCTCTGAGACAATACATTAATACGCATGGTTAAGGATGAGGCTGGTTCCTCGGTGTCTTCCGGGAACTTGATTGGTTTATTGAACATGAAATGAGGTCTTGACCCATCGCGGAGGGCCGAAGTAATTTCTTCGCTGTAAGGCGGCCGACAGAGCGGCTTGGCTTCCCGTCAAGGTGTGCACGCAGATACCAACATCCTCAAGCCCAGGTATTAGATTCACCGACATTCTCAGCGTGAATGTCAGCTCTGTTGACCTTGGTGCAGCATGAGTCGTCATTGACTGGTGTGATCTGGAGCAGTGGATATCAAGGCCAGCGACGTGTCTGTTCCTGGGTAGTATGCTCTGCAGTTgccaccagcacctgcagGAATCCCGGTCAACTGCGCCTAGTTTGATAGCAGAAGCCGGACCAAGACCGCTAGCCACCCGATTTCCTACCGGCTTGGTATCGGAGTGCATCAGGAGCATGAAGTAGCATGCTGTGTCACGACGAACATAATGACAAGCGAGATGAATATGCATATCTGACAGCTCGCTGCAGAGAAAACAGTGCACAGAACACGGGTGCGAAGGCCATTCGCTCGGGTCTTCTGGCTGGTTGCTAGGAAGGTTGTGACAACGCTTATCTGGAGGAGGTTAGTTTGGCATCGGAAGAACCTGGAGTGGTGCGAGTTTACGGTAGTCCGAGCCTCATCTGCTAGCTCACTGACCCTACGCCCTACGTGTTAAGAAGCGTAGTTCTTTGAACATGTTGCAAAACGGTAGATGGCGTGCAGGAACCGCACGTGTAAATTATTGTTAATTATTGTTAATTTTTCTCGATctggcttggtggtgtttcGCAGGCTGGTCAGGAGCTTTGGTCCGTGCATACTACGTACCTGGCAGCACCATCACGTGCCACCTGCAGGCCCCCAACTGCCAAAAATTCGTGCTTGGACCACATCAATGACCCGCCGAGAGCAGCCCCACCTTGCCTAGCGCGCCTTCACCGCGGCTGCTTTTGCTCACCACAGCGACCCAGAGCCACCGCAAGCTGCAACCGCAAGACTTCCAACGGCGGCAGATCACCACATTCAAACATCACCGTGTCGCAAACATGGCTGCAAACGATTCCAATCCAAAATTGCTCTGGAATCCAGAAAATGTCAGAGACGTGGCCGATTCAATAGGAATTTCCCTTGGTGATGAACCGCTGCGAGTGCTGGCCCAGGATGTCGAATATCGGATCGGCCAGGTCATCATCGAGTCGCTTCGCTTCATGAGGGCCTCCAATCGCACCACCCTCACTGTCCAAGATGTCTCCAATGCCATGCGCGTACTACAAGTCGAACCATTGTATGGTTATGAATCAACCCGACCCTTGCGCTATGGAGAGGCGAGCCTGGGACCCGGCCAGCCGCTGTTCTACatcgaagacgaggaggtggatttCGAGAAGCTGATTAACGCGCCGCTACCGAAGGTCCCTCGGGATACAAGTTTCACCTGTTAGTATCGTATGCGACTTGTGTGATTCACAAGAAAACTGACCTTTGTTTGCTTTAGCACACTGGCTTGCCCTCGAAGGCGTCCAACCCTCAATCCCCCAGAACCCAACCACCGCCGAAACATCCTCAAAGGACCTCCTACCAAAGGGCCCAGGCGCCAATCCGGCCCTGGCTGCCCTCGCCGGCAATGACAATGTCTCCTTCCGACCAGCCGTTAAGCACGTCATCAGCAAAGAGCTTATCCTCTACTTCGACAAGATCCAATCTGCTATCCTCGACGATGACCCCGATGAAGAAAAGACCCGATTGCGCATGGCCGCCCTGGAGTCCGTCCGCTCCGACCCAggcctccaccagctcctcccctaCTTTGTCAACTTCATTGCGAATCAAGTCACGCTCCGCCTCGATGATCTCTTTGTCCTGCGCCAAATGATGGAACTCACCGAAGCCATCATCCAAAACCccaacttcttcctcgaCCCTTACGCCagctccctcgccgccccgATCCTCACCTGCCTCATGTCCAACAAACTAGGCGGTATCGAAGACGGAACCGACACAGTCAAAGATCAGTACAGCCTCCGCGAGTTAGCCGCCAGTCTCCTTGGTGTTCTTGCAACCAAGTATAACAAGAGCAACCGCCAACTCCGCCCCAAGCTCACCAGGACATGCCTCAAGTACTTTATGGAACCCAACCGTCCCCCGGCCGTGCTGTTCGGCGCCATAAGTGGGGTCGCTGCCGCCGGAGGGCCGGAAGCAGTCCGGATCCTTATGCTCCCCAACGTCAAGAGCTTCGACCAGGCcgtcctccaacccctccacgaCAAGGGTGAGGCGCATAAACTCGAGTACGAGATGTTGGTAGGCGGTATCATGAAGGCGATCAAGGGTGCTGTCGGGGGTGACGTCAAGCCTAATGCCAATGGCGTCAACGGCGTGGATCTCGAGCGGGAAGCGCAGCAGATTGTCGATTTCCTGGGGGAGACCATCGGGAGAAGGGTGCTCGCGCTGGCGGACCACACGCTCAACAAGGCGATCTTGGAGGTACGGCACTTGGAGtaggaggggttgtttggttggCTTTGACTccatcatgatcatcataatcatcatcacattCGGGAAGGGGTTCTTCTCTGGCTTGGACAGCGCGGCGTTTGGTGTTTATGGAGGTTTCGGCAAAAAGGAGAAAGGTTGCTAAACCGTTGATATTTGATTTGCGGGTTTGTTTTTTGGGTGGTCAAACAGAGCCGATTCACAACGAAACTTTATATCCATGAAGAAGGGGCCAACATTGAATCATCTTCAAGCCCTGGTTTCTGCAAAAATAGCGATCAATGCAAGTATAAATAATCTTTGCATAATAAACAAACAGCGACAAAAAACATGCTCTGTTGTGGCTATATAGATGGTGTCCTGGCTTCGGCCGTCTATAAcctttccccctctccttaCCAGTGTTACACATTCTGCAACTTGACTCCCCCGCTCTGCCTTCTCCTACTCACACACTCACCCCCTATCCTGCCCTTGGTATTTTCCTGGTCTCTTCCCCCACCTCACTGCCCCCCCAGTTTTCATGATTTGACCTCTCTTCCAAATAGAACTTTTGCCCGCTATTCACACACATTTTAAAGGAAGAAAGCCAAGTACAGCCCGCTGACCAACGAAGCGCCCCAGATGTACCACCCCCCCTTGACAATCTGCTGCCTCTTCATGAACATGCCCaggtcgagggcgaggtggCGGACGCCGTTGAAGGCGTGGAAGGCAAAAGGCCAGGCGACGAGGAACTTGACGCCGGACTTGACGGCAAACGGGAGGGCACCGAACGCGGAGACGAGGGAGGCGGACTCGAGGTGCcagccgaggaggggggcggcgAGGTAGGCGGCGCCGAAGACGTAGAGGCCGCCCGAGAGACCGGAGCCGGTGAAGCGCTGCCAGATGGAGCCGCCGAAGAAGGTCTGCTGCTTGTCGTAGATTTCGAGGTGGGGGGAGACGGGGCGGTTGAGGCGTTGGGCGTCTAGGATGGAGCGGGCTTCGGTGGCGGAGATTTTCTGGGTGGTGGCTTGTCTGGATTCCGGGGGGGTTAGATTGGTTGGTTCGTATCATcgtgggttggagggggaggggaagtaCCTCGTTTGCATTTGGGACatggcagccttggcaaAGGTGGATGTGAAGACGGCattggggttggcggcgacTGTGAAGGTTGCGGAGAGATGATGTTAGCGATCggtttggtgatgacgacGTCCTTTCATGTCCATGCGatatcttctcctcccaagtTCCCGGTTGTCCGTGTATATCGatgcaaaaaagaaaacgctTTGTCCAGCAGGATAGTGGGCTGCGTACCTCTGCGGAGAGCCGTCGTGCCTGTCCGTTGGGCAATCATTTTGTGTGGTTTGCGTGTGTGAAAGTGAACTGGCGGCAGAAGCAGGTACCCCAATGTGTTTTGAGCAGAGAGAAGGTCAATGATGCTGTCGCGAAGTTGGCAATTGAGAAGCAGTCGGGAATCCGACGCCTCGAACCCGGCAGGTGTCGGCACCTCGGCTTGATGCGACCAATCACAAAGCAGATGATTCGAATGCGGGATGAGGTGGACCGTGCAGCTctcttttggcttttttgaaAGGGAGCACGTGACGCTCCAACGCCCGGCCCCACTTTGCGACATCAAAATGCAAATCTGCGCGCCAAAATTTTGcttgccttttcctctttttcttcttcagatAGTATGGGAGCTCAACCACAGCGTCACTGTTTTGCGAGTCGGTGATGCAATATAGTGGTAACCTCAGACGCTTTGGTGTCTACGGGTGcccagagaagaaagagatcCGTCGTTAATCTCAGTCTCCAGTTTCCTCAGTCTGGTTGCTGTTTCAAAAAGAGATCTACATGTCATTctttggtttgtgtgtttgcGTTTGTGTTTGGCTTGGCGCTTTTGGTCATCGCTTGGCAGTCGCTGTCATGTCGCCAATGTGTGGAGTGATGGGTACACCATGCTCACCTCAACGCTTGGCTCTAATACTTGACGGGCCGTCTCTGTTCGTTTGATAGAACGTGTTCGCTGCATACTTCCAATTTTATTTGGCACCTGGATGAGAATCAAGTATGGATGAAGTCTTGAATGAGCCAAGCTTTTGAGATTGATATCTGCTGAGCATGAACATCGCTTTGGCAGAGACAACCCAGCTTCTGTAAGCCCAACGAGTAGTTTTTGTGGAGGCTCTCGCATCAAGACCGTCACGATAACATTTGCATTCATCAACATATTGAATTACATTGCTTGGATCAACATGAGCAATGACTACTGATTCATCTCTTCCACAAATCAGAGGTCAGAGTAAAACGACGGCCTCTGTCCTATTAAAAGTCTGCACATCCATACACTTGAACCCTCCCATTCCTGATCCTGAGTGTCGAGATCGTCAGCGCCTTGGCCTTTGACATGCCCGGCAATCAATCTATTCTGCTGATGCATAGGACCAAGCTAAGCTtaacccccttctccttctaCTGATTCTTTGGCCGAACCAAAAGTTAAACGACGTCCTTGGGCACGGGCCAAAGCAAGGGGTATATATTCCTCCACGCTCAGTAACAAGGCCACCCCATAACCCTGAATATTGTCAGCGCCCTGATCTTCAGTTTTCACAATGATACGCCCGTCAATTAGTCAGATTCAGCTGATCCAGAGGTCCAGCCTGTCACTGAACCTGACCtacttctccttcttgtgaTTCGTTGCTCGACCTCCATCTCAAGAATGAGCGGCTCGAGACCCGATTTGGCGTGCAATAGCTCAAGAGCACCCGGCTGGTCGATGTATGCGCTTAAAATGATCCGTAGGCACGGCTTCTTGAccgggggggtggggatATCGATCCTGGTGATAGTTGGGAAGTGATCCAGGAATAGCGTATCCAAAGATGGATTGATATATGCCTTTCTGCATCTCTCGCCGGACTCATTGGTGGTATGGTTGACATATCTTGACCAGATATTACACTCATAGTAGTGCCTCAATGTCTCCTGTCGGGTTTCGCTGTTGATGCGCAGGGTTACAGGCAGCTCGGGGTAGACATGGATTCTGCCAACGCCAGGGCTTGAAATTGTGATGGTTTTTGGCTCCCATGTGTGGCGGTAAATCATGAACCGAAGTTCGAGTGGAAGTTTATGAAGAGGCGTGAATGCGATTGAAGTTGAAGGGTCCGCTGCCGTACTGTCTCCTGCTTCTGGAGAACCATTTGTTGTGTTGCCCATGGTGTCGTCAGGTGGGGCACTCATCTTGGGCGAGGGTACCAGGGGGGGAATGGTGTTGATAAGGGCTTGAGAAGACAGGAAGTATTAAAGCGAGAGTGCACCCATGTTGGCAGTGCAGTTTGAGACTAGGTCACATCTGAAGATGACACCGATATGTTTGAAAGTTTGATTCTCGAGTCACAGCCCGGCTGTTGATGTAGTTGGTAGGTTTGGATATGCTGATAAAAAGCCAAGAAAACGAGATAGCGTGAAGCCTAGTTTCTCAAAATCGCCGAAAATCGCGAAACATGAGCACGCCGCAAGAACATCAGAAACGGTTGAGAAACCGATGCTCTGGGCtgaggtggatgagttgACGTTGGAAGAAGCTACTGGGGTCACCGTTGACAATTTTGATTGGTTAGTTCAACGTCGAATCGCGTGCGCACCGACACCCGCCCGATATCCGAGCCCGGCGCTGGGAATGGTGGAGACCAATGACATGACCGCCATCAGGTCTCACGAGCACGCAATCGACTAAGGATGCATGGCAGACAGATGACTCTGAAGAGGCTTCAGATCATGACTTCCGAAGATGGCGATATCTCAGTATTGTAGACCCAATATATTGGGCTATCTGCCTTTCGAACCTGGCGCTTTTCTTCTACCTCTCCCACTCAGCGCGTTTTTGGCTTTGAAGCGGTTTGTGCACCGGACCCTGCGTTAATCGTTACGTCGACACCGGTTCACCAACCTTGCAGGAGCGCCGCCTCTCTGCACAACACAATTAGGGTTCCTTCATCCGAGGAACTCCATTCTCACTCAGAGCCTTCCACCATGGCGGACGCCACAAGTTACAAGAAGCCGCCCGTCGACAATGACACGTTTTCCGACCATGTCGACAGTGAAGCCGCCAGCGAGGTCTACGATGAGAACGGTTCTCTACTCAGCGGAAAGACGGGGAGCAGCCTTGGATATGGAGTCCCAGACTCGAGAAAAATTGGTGTCACAGGTGCTGTCTTCTTGATCCTCAACAAGATGATCGGCACCGGCATATTCTCCACACCATCCAGTATTTTCGCTTCGACCGGTTCGGTTGGCATCAGTATTCTCTTGTGGGCAGTCGGTGAGTTGATCGGTTCCTAGTGACTCAACTCATGTTTGCTAACAAAGCACAGCTGGACTTCTCACTCTGTCCGGTCTCAGTGTCTACCTCGAATTTGGCCTTGCTATTCCACGCTCTGGAGGCGAGAAGAACTACCTGGAACGTGTATTCCGGAAACCGCCATTTCTCATCACAAGCGTCTTTGCTGTCCAGATGATCTTGCTCGGGTTTTCTGCTGGCAACTCTCTTGCATTCGGTCGATATGTGCTGCTAGCATGCGGTCACCCTATGCCTGATGGCTTGGTTCCACGGATAATCGCCGTCGCCTGTATGACATTCGTCGTGCTCCTCCACGCAATCAAACCCACATGGGGCCTGCGACTTACCAACGCACTCGGGGTCTTCAAGGTGCTGGTTTTGTTGCTCATTGTCTTCGCTGGATTTGCGGCATTGGCAGGATACCGCTTGATCCCGGACCCTCACAACTTCGACAACTTTTGGGCCATCGAAAAGGGGGATGGgtatggcggtggcggggcCTATGCGTATGCTACCGCTCTCCTGCAGGTTGTTTACAGCTACAAGGGGTGGGAAAACGCCAACTATGTCATGGGAGAACTCAAGAATCCCCAGAGAACACTGAAAATTGCGGCGCCTCTCGCGGTCATTGGAGTTACCGTCCTGTATGTGTTGGCGAATGTGGCTTATTTTGCGGCTATTCCAAAGGCCGAGCTGGCAAAGTCCGAGGTTATTGTTGCTGGCCTCTTCTTCCGCAACATGTTTGGAGAGAGCATCGCCGCCAGGAGCTTGCCGGCTTTCGTCGCCCTAAGCAATATCGGGAATGTTCTCGCCGTCAGCTTCGCCCACTCCCGTGTCAACCAGGAGTTGGCAAAGGAGGGAATCCTACCATGGAGCAACTTTTGGGCTTCTACCAAGCCCTTCCGGACCCCTGCTGCAGCGGTATGTTCTTTTCCAGTCTGACTATTCTGACTGATACCACTCGAACTTTACTGACCACCTTTACAGCTGTTTTTGCATTGGATCGTCACCGTTATTGTGCTCGTTgcaccccctcccggccCGGCCTACAACTTCATTGTCAATCTGTACACATACCCAGGAGCATGGATCAACACCatggttgctggtgggctTATTTACCTGCAGTTCAAGAAGTCCGAGAACTGGTCGTCGCCGTGGCGCACGTGGCTTCCGGTCACCATTGTGTACCTCCTACTCAACATTTTCCTCGCCATCACACCCTTCATCCCACCAAACAGCGACTGGAACGCCGATGGCTATCCATACTACGCATTCCCTCTCGTGGGAATTGCCattttgctgctgggcgtGGTGTATTGGGCGGTGTGGACCAAGCTTTTACCAAAGCTTGGTGGCTACACTATTGTGGCGGAGACGGTTATTGATGAGACGGGCGAAGAAGTGATGAGATATCACAAGGTTCCAACAACAGGTCCCAGGGAGGCGACGGCGCAACCGCTCCTGTGGGACGGAAATGCCAGTGTCCATAGTGGTTATGGTTCGCTGTGATAATGGCGTGAGAACATGAGCGTTTATGAATCATGAATGAGACGATGAATGGGACATGAGATAAGGACTGTCTTTGCATATATATGGCGCAGGGTTTACTTTCAACGGCATAGCATTAAATTATTGGCTGGGTACGAACTTTCAACTTCGTTTGGGCATGGGACGGGATAACGCGATAGAACTATTGGACGACAACAAAGATTTCAACTTTCTTTCTCTGACTGGCGACTCTGCACGTGCTCTGTGTGCTGACGAGAGGGACATTCTTCAGCGATAACGCCCCGACACCCCGAAATTGCGTCGAATAGCGTGTCGCATTCCATCCTTCTATCACCATCAAGTTCCATCATAATCCATAATTAATCCTGATGGAGTTGGCACTTTCCAGGTAAGCACCTCCTTCCCGTCTGCATCACACACCCTCAATTTATTTTCATCTTTCTGGCCAAGCAGTCAGGCCGCATTGCAGTATGGCAGTGCGAGATTGCACcgcatccatcatcatcattcctCAATGGTCATCACGATTCATCCCGCCTTGGAGGAGGCATGAAACATGGTGAGCCGCCCCAGCAACCGAACACTACTCATAGTCAAGCATACAAATGGACGGCGATGcaactcatcatccatgCCAGATTGGTCGAGTGGTCAGCAGTGGCGCATCTTTCGGTACGGGATTCCGAGATCTGCCCAAGCATCCTGGTTTGCGTGGCTGTCCAAAAGCAGAAAAGCACCGAGCGTCAAGCCGTGTGTGTGAAGATGTAAATCGCAGACTAACCGTCCCGTGGACTTGAATCTCGGTTGTGGCTTCGGCATATCACGATCCGTTACCGCGATGGTCGACCTTCCTTCTAGACATGTAAGTAATCAAGTCACACGGTACGATACGTCATTTGACGGCCGGCTGTCCCGTGTCACGACTGCCTGGCTTCATAATATCTCACTGCCTTTTCCTGCCATGAACTAGGGAAGCGCCCCAGTCCACTTCGGCCATTCTTCCCGCTGTTGATATTGCGCGCGGGTCTCCTTTTATATTAATTCAACCACTTCCCACCAGTCGTTGGTGCAGGATCCGCTCATTATGTGTGGGTTCAGTCACAAAAGAGcgcaacaacaagctccGTCTTGACAGGGACCCAACCCCATATTAGCCGGCAAATCGCAAAGCGAGCggcaacaccacacaaccactGACAGTCGAGCGGGAACCCAGCAGCGGGCCTAGACTGGAAAACCTGGGGCAATCACAAATGAACTGGAGAATCTGGGGGAATGTCGGCTTGTGTATCCCACCCGCCCCGCCATGCAACGGCAGAGCAAGCCGCAATCATGTAAATGGAACGTCCCTAAACGGCAACCGATGTAGTCTTCCCACGACTATCTCTACCTTTTAAAGACTCAGGctcatcttccacaccctcactcttctcttttcttgtctCATCACATTTCTTGCTCTTGTgccaccagccagccaaaACCAAATTCAAAATGTTGACCTCCCTCATCAgcaccctcggcctcctcgccgccggcgtCAACGCCCACGGCGCCGTCACCAGCTACATCATCGACGGCAAGACCTACCCCGGCTACCAGGGTTTCTCCCCTGCCAACAGCAAGAATGTGATCCAGCGCCAATGGCCCGActacaaccccatcacctcttGCAGCGCCTCCCAGCTCCGCTGCAACGGTGGCACCTCGGCCACCGAGTCCGCCCCCGTCCAGCCCGGCTCCAAGGTCAGCGCCGTCTGGCAGCAGTGGACCCACTCCCAGGGCCCCGTCATCGTCTGGATGTACAAGTGCCCGGGCGCCTTCAGCTCCTGCGACGGGTCTGGCTCCGGCTGGTTCAAGATTGATGAGGGTGGCTTCAAGGCTAGCAGCGGCGTGTTCCTCGACTCGGAGAACCCGTCTGGGTGGGAGATTGCCAAGCTTGTCGGTGGTAACAA from Podospora pseudoanserina strain CBS 124.78 chromosome 2, whole genome shotgun sequence includes the following:
- a CDS encoding hypothetical protein (EggNog:ENOG503PQQZ), giving the protein MPSWPNMVSLPVDQTPSHRRSPEPSQNPTSCHDAPSITQNCRHSCPDTSTNDNIKRLDFSIALAGDWKDRIPRRLPETPSYAKTKSHDSKPVDANQNFLTCLSSKISALTLNPDSSHPPGHRSDVELSISLAVHEKACFTTDQLGDAGGTVDSSRAEHDNQPSNSMTKLAITTRATKRMKRKRNSTADDDQEEDEEGDGDDRRCSDGKETPSSNRPMACPYRKWDKKKFNYHEYPKCTKSFRDLTDVKQHIKKEHVLAPSELPSHRRQGFENGINQYVVDQLRDRKDRTKIHEWPRLWVFLFNDDTNIPSSDYEPCQVFESNEVTDMMNQLAGHFGPPNVGTDTAIRNIQSAYLTNRNTVTHVTGAPKRKKDGRQKARHLNTGAQGTQQVTSLANDRYRKLAPRAADDNTPARFEDFTTASSIMGSRASPVRRSARLTSQPAHSVYPPVPEPWDSLQHFPEYGADSGWTSNARGIDQDMTENGNQV
- the taf6 gene encoding histone H4-like TAF Taf6, SAGA complex subunit (BUSCO:EOG09260THV; COG:K; EggNog:ENOG503NV9P), with amino-acid sequence MAANDSNPKLLWNPENVRDVADSIGISLGDEPLRVLAQDVEYRIGQVIIESLRFMRASNRTTLTVQDVSNAMRVLQVEPLYGYESTRPLRYGEASLGPGQPLFYIEDEEVDFEKLINAPLPKVPRDTSFTSHWLALEGVQPSIPQNPTTAETSSKDLLPKGPGANPALAALAGNDNVSFRPAVKHVISKELILYFDKIQSAILDDDPDEEKTRLRMAALESVRSDPGLHQLLPYFVNFIANQVTLRLDDLFVLRQMMELTEAIIQNPNFFLDPYASSLAAPILTCLMSNKLGGIEDGTDTVKDQYSLRELAASLLGVLATKYNKSNRQLRPKLTRTCLKYFMEPNRPPAVLFGAISGVAAAGGPEAVRILMLPNVKSFDQAVLQPLHDKGEAHKLEYEMLVGGIMKAIKGAVGGDVKPNANGVNGVDLEREAQQIVDFLGETIGRRVLALADHTLNKAILEVRHLE
- the SDH3 gene encoding cytochrome b subunit of succinate dehydrogenase, Sdh3p (EggNog:ENOG503P4H8; COG:G), whose amino-acid sequence is MIAQRTGTTALRRVAANPNAVFTSTFAKAAMSQMQTRQATTQKISATEARSILDAQRLNRPVSPHLEIYDKQQTFFGGSIWQRFTGSGLSGGLYVFGAAYLAAPLLGWHLESASLVSAFGALPFAVKSGVKFLVAWPFAFHAFNGVRHLALDLGMFMKRQQIVKGGWYIWGASLVSGLYLAFFL
- a CDS encoding hypothetical protein (EggNog:ENOG503PYIE), yielding MSAPPDDTMGNTTNGSPEAGDSTAADPSTSIAFTPLHKLPLELRFMIYRHTWEPKTITISSPGVGRIHVYPELPVTLRINSETRQETLRHYYECNIWSRYVNHTTNESGERCRKAYINPSLDTLFLDHFPTITRIDIPTPPVKKPCLRIILSAYIDQPGALELLHAKSGLEPLILEMEVEQRITRRRRLWGGLVTERGGIYTPCFGPCPRTSFNFWFGQRISRRRRGLSLAWSYASAE
- a CDS encoding hypothetical protein (EggNog:ENOG503NVPN; COG:E), with the protein product MADATSYKKPPVDNDTFSDHVDSEAASEVYDENGSLLSGKTGSSLGYGVPDSRKIGVTGAVFLILNKMIGTGIFSTPSSIFASTGSVGISILLWAVAGLLTLSGLSVYLEFGLAIPRSGGEKNYLERVFRKPPFLITSVFAVQMILLGFSAGNSLAFGRYVLLACGHPMPDGLVPRIIAVACMTFVVLLHAIKPTWGLRLTNALGVFKVLVLLLIVFAGFAALAGYRLIPDPHNFDNFWAIEKGDGYGGGGAYAYATALLQVVYSYKGWENANYVMGELKNPQRTLKIAAPLAVIGVTVLYVLANVAYFAAIPKAELAKSEVIVAGLFFRNMFGESIAARSLPAFVALSNIGNVLAVSFAHSRVNQELAKEGILPWSNFWASTKPFRTPAAALFLHWIVTVIVLVAPPPGPAYNFIVNLYTYPGAWINTMVAGGLIYLQFKKSENWSSPWRTWLPVTIVYLLLNIFLAITPFIPPNSDWNADGYPYYAFPLVGIAILLLGVVYWAVWTKLLPKLGGYTIVAETVIDETGEEVMRYHKVPTTGPREATAQPLLWDGNASVHSGYGSL
- a CDS encoding hypothetical protein (EggNog:ENOG503P0MZ; COG:G; CAZy:AA9) — its product is MLTSLISTLGLLAAGVNAHGAVTSYIIDGKTYPGYQGFSPANSKNVIQRQWPDYNPITSCSASQLRCNGGTSATESAPVQPGSKVSAVWQQWTHSQGPVIVWMYKCPGAFSSCDGSGSGWFKIDEGGFKASSGVFLDSENPSGWEIAKLVGGNKQWTSTIPSGLAPGNYLIRHELIALHQANAPQFYPECAQLVVGGSGSAQPDSSYKAAIPGYCKDGDSNIRVPINNRNIPQTYVVPGPPVWRGPSKKARDFSA